The proteins below come from a single Metarhizium brunneum chromosome 1, complete sequence genomic window:
- the patB_0 gene encoding Carboxylesterase patB — MAVLNLSPLLVLALLARTFAKPTNDAPKNDIVDLGYAQHIPTYHNTTISGHKVKIYKNIRFANAPTGNLRFRAPDTKLPKVHGVQDGKVPWASTACIASAPGYIPYPEINGTTWGREDCLFLDVYVPEGVNPGDDVPVLHNFFGSAYAFGSKDIMFSPMGLFDRMFRDHADKFIFVSNNYRLGMPGWTYAEGEDMDGNVGMLDCLAAAEWTSKYIKDFGGDGKRITTIGQSAGAGMIYYLMVAYAGRRKLPFQQSKAYLSSPAAPPKRNVTERQKELFNLVLKTANCTTLRCLRSVPEETMIGINDQLINQMPSQSGGGQIGPLHGFGPAPDGKIIPDLPLAMLRRGEFYKGLNALILGSMALEGMGTSHDTGLPGYFPIMVRQQLPYASSETIKMLQDEYHDASKVSKMAWDWTTDIVFACNANNLANSLPSLARRYIMSTPPAVHGQDLDYFFNNEDIAPVNNTELVNGFQRRLLNFVNGQKMDWPVWGSVKEMYNITDEFEGTTLPRKLMKRCDLLNQLILDPANGA, encoded by the exons ATGGCCGTGTTGAACCTTTCTCCTCTGCTAGTACTTGCGCTCCTGGCACGCACGTTTGCCAAACCTACAAATGACGCTCCGAAGAACGACATTGTTGATCTCGGATACGCTCAGCATATCCCTACATACCATAACACAACCATTTCTGGGCATAAAGTCAAAATCTACAAGAATATTCGCTTCGCCAACGCGCCAACGGGTAACCTACGCTTTCgggcaccagacaccaaacTCCCCAAAGTACACGGTGTCCAGGATGGTAAAGTGCCTTGGGCGAGCACAGCTTGCATCGCCTCTGCGCCGGGTTATATTCCGTATCCCGAAATCAACGGAACGACATGGGGCCGAGAAGACTGTTTGTTTCTGGATGTCTATGTGCCCGAAGGGGTGAATCCAGGTGACGATGTTCCTGTGCTGCACAACTTTTTTGGCAGCGCATACGCTTTTGGAAGCAAGGATATTATGTTCTCGCCCATGGGCCTGTTTGATAGAATGTTTCGGGACCATGCTGACAAGTTCATATTCGTTTCAAACAATTATAG ACTGGGGATGCCTGGCTGGACGTATGCTGAAGGTGAGGATATGGACGGCAATGTTGGCATGCTCGACTGTCTTGCCGCAGCAGAATGGACCTCCAAATACATCAAAGATTTCGGAGGTGACGGCAAACGCATCACAACCATTGGGCAGAGCGCTGGGGCCGGTATGATATACTATCTGATGGTCGCATATGCGGGTCGTCGCAAGCTCCCATTCCAACAG TCCAAGGCGTACTTGTCATCACCTGCTGCGCCTCCGAAGCGAAATGTTACCGAGCGACAGAAGGAGTTGTTCAACCTAGTGCTCAAGACTGCAAATTGCACAACTCTGCGGTGTTTACGATCAGTTCCTGAAGAAACCATGATAGGAATCAACGATCAACTAATTAACCAGATGCCTTCACAGagtggcggcggccagatAGGCCCGCTCCATGGTTTCGGTCCTGCGCCCGACGGCAAAATCATCCCAGATCTGCCACTGGCCATGCTGAGAAGGGGCGAATTTTACAAAGGGCTGAATGCTTTGATCTTAGGTAGTATGGCGCTCGAAGGGATGGGAACATCGCACGACACTGGTTTGCCAGGCTATTTCCCCATCATGGTACGACAGCAACTGCCGTATGCAAGCAGCGAAACCATCAAAATGCTGCAAGATGAATATCATGATGCCAGCAAGGTTTCAAAGATGGCATGGGATTGGACCACGGATATTGTGTTCGCTTGCAATGCGAACAATCTTGCCAATTCTTTGCCGAGCCTAGCAAGAAGGTATATAATGTCTACCCCACCGGCTGTGCATGGACAGGATCTGGACT ACTTCTTTAACAACGAGGACATCGCGCCTGTTAATAATACAGAGCTAGTAAACGGCTTCCAGAGACGACTGCTCAATTTTGTCAATGGCCAAAAGATGGATTGGCCGGTTTGGGGTTCGGTCAAAGAGATGTATAATATCACAGACGAGTTTGAGGGGACAACTTTGCCCAGGAAGCTGATGAAGCGGTGCGACTTGTTGAACCAGCTCATTCTCGACCCTGCTAACGGCGCTTGA